In one window of Methanolobus mangrovi DNA:
- a CDS encoding tRNA(His) guanylyltransferase Thg1 family protein, with amino-acid sequence MKRREIYSDLRCVPPVIVRIDGRNFKNALSRMGFEKPYDKRFTSAIVDSIECFFKKSGLSPVFAYTFSDEISFLFRDNAFESRIEKIDSIVPSFISSAFTMFLKPEEPISFDARVIPLHEEDIQEYLVWRQDEAWRNCINSYAYYTLLSEGMEEKEAAMHLKKKKSPDMHELLFERGINISKVPAWQRRGIMVLRKEIEIEGFNPHLTVKTTSTRTKVFIDRNIPLFSSEEGEAFIQKILTPHVSE; translated from the coding sequence ATGAAAAGGCGAGAGATCTATTCAGATCTGCGTTGTGTACCGCCTGTAATCGTGCGCATTGATGGAAGGAATTTCAAGAATGCGCTATCACGCATGGGATTTGAAAAACCCTATGATAAAAGGTTCACATCTGCTATTGTTGATTCGATAGAATGCTTTTTTAAAAAGAGCGGATTGAGCCCTGTTTTTGCTTATACATTCTCGGATGAGATCAGTTTTCTGTTCAGGGATAATGCTTTTGAAAGCAGGATAGAGAAAATTGATTCCATAGTGCCTTCTTTCATCAGCAGTGCTTTTACAATGTTCCTCAAGCCAGAGGAGCCAATATCTTTTGATGCGAGAGTAATTCCCCTTCACGAAGAGGATATTCAAGAATACCTCGTCTGGAGGCAGGATGAAGCATGGCGCAATTGCATCAACTCATACGCATACTATACCCTCCTATCCGAAGGAATGGAGGAAAAAGAAGCCGCCATGCACCTGAAAAAGAAAAAGTCCCCAGACATGCATGAACTCCTTTTTGAGAGAGGGATCAATATATCAAAAGTCCCCGCATGGCAAAGGCGTGGGATAATGGTACTTAGAAAAGAGATAGAAATAGAAGGTTTTAACCCTCACCTAACTGTGAAAACAACAAGTACCCGGACAAAAGTGTTCATTGACCGGAATATTCCGTTGTTCAGCTCCGAAGAAGGGGAAGCATTTATTCAAAAGATCCTTACCCCACACGTGAGTGAATAA
- a CDS encoding PRC-barrel domain-containing protein gives MRADITSLFGLNVYTDTGTYIGKVADLVLDVDERKVRGLAISDINRDVFDVTSKGIIIPYRWVITSGDIVLIRNVVNKFKKPKKEKVED, from the coding sequence ATGCGTGCAGACATAACTTCACTTTTCGGATTAAACGTTTATACTGACACAGGTACGTACATAGGGAAAGTAGCTGACCTTGTGTTAGATGTTGACGAAAGGAAAGTCCGAGGACTGGCAATCTCCGACATCAATAGAGATGTTTTTGATGTTACTTCTAAAGGAATTATTATTCCTTACAGATGGGTCATTACTTCAGGAGATATAGTACTTATCAGAAATGTTGTTAACAAATTCAAGAAGCCTAAAAAAGAGAAAGTAGAAGACTGA
- the mdh gene encoding malate dehydrogenase, with amino-acid sequence MSKVAVIGSGNVGATTVQRLAELNIADIVMVDIVEGLPQGKALDILQAAPLVGYDVDVIGTNDYADIFDSDVVVVTAGIARKPGMERDDLLATNIKITQQVCANIEKYAPDAIIMTVTNPLDIITYAALRCTQFDRNRVFGMSGLLDSSRFASFIAKEMNCSVRDVNAMVLGGHGDSMVPLPKYTTVAGIPLNKLMDENTISKIVDRTINAGAEIVGYMKNGSAFYAPSAAIAAMVEAILKDTKRIVPASAFLNGEYGQHDICLGVPVKLGRDGVEEIIELELSSQEMEALQISANAVREGIEKISP; translated from the coding sequence ATGAGCAAAGTTGCAGTGATCGGATCAGGCAATGTAGGCGCTACCACAGTTCAGAGACTTGCGGAACTTAATATTGCAGATATCGTAATGGTTGATATCGTTGAAGGACTGCCACAAGGCAAAGCACTGGACATACTTCAGGCTGCACCACTTGTGGGTTATGATGTAGATGTAATCGGAACCAATGACTATGCAGATATCTTTGACTCGGACGTTGTGGTGGTTACCGCAGGAATTGCACGTAAACCCGGAATGGAAAGGGACGACCTGCTTGCAACGAACATAAAGATAACGCAACAGGTATGCGCAAATATAGAAAAATATGCACCTGATGCTATTATCATGACAGTAACAAATCCTCTTGACATAATCACCTATGCTGCACTTAGATGCACACAGTTTGACAGAAACAGGGTATTCGGCATGAGTGGACTTCTCGATTCAAGTCGCTTTGCATCATTCATCGCAAAGGAGATGAACTGTTCTGTGAGGGATGTAAATGCAATGGTGTTGGGCGGACATGGTGATTCAATGGTCCCGCTTCCTAAATATACCACTGTGGCGGGAATACCCCTGAACAAGCTTATGGACGAGAATACTATCAGTAAAATAGTAGACAGGACCATAAATGCAGGCGCAGAGATTGTCGGATATATGAAGAACGGTAGTGCTTTTTATGCACCTTCCGCAGCAATTGCAGCTATGGTCGAAGCCATACTCAAGGATACAAAGAGGATAGTACCTGCTTCCGCATTTTTGAATGGAGAGTACGGACAGCATGACATATGCCTCGGTGTGCCTGTAAAGCTTGGAAGAGACGGTGTCGAAGAGATAATCGAACTGGAACTTAGCAGCCAGGAAATGGAAGCCCTGCAAATTTCCGCCAATGCAGTCAGAGAAGGGATTGAAAAGATTAGTCCCTGA
- a CDS encoding ribonuclease H-like domain-containing protein gives MLTSTYIHMPRIGATVEKRIWSGGVRTWDDFLDRKDELLISPSKKEMILTGIRDSVEKLEARDFEFFARSLPKAEHWRAFRNFSDKVAYVDIETTGLSPASSSITVVGIYDGKEARTFVRGIDLDDIVDVFPKYEFLVTFNGARFDIPFIKREFPQIEFNQLHADLMYPLRRISLSGGLKKIECELGISRAEETVGISGFDAVRLWHQYERGDEDALDLLLKYNREDIVNLKTIIDMTLLRFIDNKFSE, from the coding sequence ATGCTCACAAGTACATACATTCATATGCCACGGATCGGCGCAACTGTGGAAAAAAGGATATGGTCCGGCGGTGTCAGGACATGGGATGATTTTCTGGACAGAAAAGATGAGCTTCTCATATCTCCTTCTAAAAAAGAAATGATCTTAACAGGCATCAGGGATTCAGTTGAAAAACTGGAGGCTCGCGATTTTGAATTCTTTGCAAGGTCCCTTCCCAAAGCCGAGCACTGGCGTGCTTTCAGGAATTTTTCAGATAAGGTTGCTTATGTTGATATAGAGACAACAGGTCTTTCCCCTGCCAGTTCATCCATCACAGTTGTAGGTATCTATGACGGAAAAGAAGCAAGAACCTTTGTAAGAGGCATAGACCTTGATGATATAGTCGATGTTTTTCCCAAATATGAGTTCCTTGTGACCTTTAACGGGGCAAGGTTCGATATTCCTTTTATCAAACGTGAATTCCCACAAATAGAATTCAACCAGTTGCATGCAGACCTGATGTATCCTCTGCGTCGCATCTCTCTGTCGGGGGGCCTGAAAAAGATAGAATGTGAACTTGGTATTTCAAGGGCCGAGGAAACCGTTGGTATCAGCGGTTTTGACGCAGTGCGCCTATGGCACCAATACGAGCGTGGGGATGAAGATGCACTTGACCTGCTACTGAAATACAACCGTGAAGATATTGTGAACCTAAAAACGATAATCGATATGACACTTCTACGTTTCATAGATAATAAATTCTCAGAATGA
- the uvrC gene encoding excinuclease ABC subunit UvrC yields MNFDLKTLPALPGVYLMKDDSGDVIYVGKAKSLDKRVRQYFQSKKNLSPKTVTLVRHIDDIEYIVTDSEIDALVLEANLIKKYKPRYNVRLKDDKRYPYVKVTINSAFPRIFLTRRRLMDGALYFGPYTNAKAIRTTLDIISRVFMLRQCKKKIEPGKSRPCLNYHIKRCMAPCKGGMEKEEYHRRVMEAVRFLKGDTSGLLRKLEERMQSLAQAQDYESAADVRDQIESVKCISEQQIATSGTDDRDVLAAVSDEKAIYIQVFYVRHGSMVGKADFTLLGADVSESIEESMAQFVKQYYQDSPIPPEILVQYELPEKELIVKWLCQRSGRDVKVHVPQRGEKKKLLEMAERNARMSMRMAQLKPAPSESAIAALEELQKVLSLKSLPLHIEGFDISNISGTNAVGSMVYFENGRPANNKYRQHNIKTVKGIDDFAMMAEVVHRRYSHLIKSNESLPDLILIDGGPGQVSAAMSSIDALGLDIPLIGLAKRFEHIITTKKGPDEVIILPHTSPALKMLMHIRDEAHRFAVSSHRRRRSASLTHSELDSIPGVGPSRKRVLLENFDSIGKIRSSSVEELAALEGISENLAKKILGYLCK; encoded by the coding sequence ATGAATTTCGATCTAAAAACACTCCCTGCATTGCCTGGCGTCTATCTGATGAAAGATGACTCCGGTGATGTCATATATGTGGGCAAGGCGAAGTCTCTGGACAAAAGGGTACGCCAGTATTTCCAGTCAAAGAAGAACCTTTCTCCAAAAACAGTTACTCTGGTCAGGCATATCGATGATATTGAGTATATCGTCACGGATTCTGAGATAGATGCTCTTGTGCTTGAGGCAAATCTCATCAAAAAGTACAAACCCCGTTACAATGTTCGCTTGAAGGATGACAAACGCTATCCGTATGTCAAGGTAACCATTAATTCGGCATTTCCGCGTATATTCCTTACCCGTAGAAGGTTAATGGATGGAGCACTCTATTTCGGACCATATACAAATGCAAAAGCTATTCGCACCACTCTTGACATAATATCCCGCGTTTTCATGCTCCGCCAGTGCAAGAAGAAAATAGAACCGGGCAAATCCCGTCCATGTCTAAATTACCATATAAAGCGCTGCATGGCTCCATGTAAGGGTGGAATGGAAAAGGAAGAGTACCACAGAAGGGTTATGGAAGCAGTTCGCTTTTTGAAAGGTGATACCTCGGGTCTTTTGAGGAAGCTGGAAGAAAGGATGCAAAGCCTTGCCCAAGCTCAGGATTATGAATCTGCTGCGGATGTCCGGGACCAGATAGAATCTGTAAAATGCATCTCTGAGCAGCAGATAGCAACATCTGGCACAGATGACCGCGATGTGCTGGCTGCCGTATCAGATGAGAAGGCAATCTATATTCAGGTTTTCTATGTTCGCCATGGCAGTATGGTCGGGAAGGCGGATTTCACACTTCTTGGTGCTGATGTTTCGGAAAGTATTGAAGAATCCATGGCACAGTTTGTAAAACAGTATTACCAGGACTCTCCAATTCCTCCTGAGATACTTGTCCAGTATGAACTTCCTGAAAAGGAACTCATTGTTAAATGGCTGTGCCAGCGTTCCGGCAGGGATGTAAAGGTGCATGTGCCACAACGGGGAGAAAAGAAAAAACTTCTTGAGATGGCTGAAAGGAATGCCCGGATGTCCATGAGGATGGCACAGCTAAAGCCCGCACCGTCCGAATCAGCAATAGCAGCACTTGAAGAACTGCAAAAGGTTCTATCTCTGAAGTCATTACCTCTTCATATAGAAGGCTTTGATATTTCTAATATCTCTGGTACCAATGCAGTGGGTTCCATGGTATATTTTGAGAATGGCAGGCCTGCAAATAACAAGTACAGGCAGCATAATATTAAAACTGTAAAAGGTATCGATGACTTTGCCATGATGGCCGAGGTCGTGCACAGACGTTACTCGCATTTGATCAAAAGCAATGAGTCACTGCCTGATCTGATTCTCATAGACGGAGGTCCGGGGCAGGTGAGTGCGGCTATGTCGTCTATTGATGCTCTTGGTCTTGATATACCGTTAATTGGCCTTGCAAAGAGGTTTGAGCATATAATTACAACTAAAAAAGGTCCTGATGAGGTTATAATTCTCCCTCATACATCACCAGCTTTAAAAATGCTGATGCATATTCGTGATGAAGCTCATAGGTTTGCAGTTAGTTCTCATCGGCGAAGAAGGTCTGCAAGCCTTACTCATTCGGAACTGGATTCCATACCGGGTGTCGGCCCTTCCAGAAAACGTGTTTTGCTTGAGAATTTTGATTCCATCGGGAAGATCAGGTCTTCTTCGGTTGAAGAGTTGGCTGCTCTTGAAGGTATAAGTGAAAATCTTGCAAAAAAAATACTCGGATACCTGTGTAAATAA